The DNA sequence CCGATGGAACTCATACGCACGGAACATCTTTCGAAGGAATTCACATCACGGTCCAACCCGCTCATCGGCGGTGCGCGGAAGATACAGGCGCTTCATGATGTCGACCTTGCCATCGCCCCGGGGACGACGCTCGGACTGGTCGGCGAGTCGGGCTCGGGGAAATCGACGCTCGCGCGCGTGATACTCGGCCTCATCGAACCGTCGGCAGGCGGCGTGCTCTATCGCGGCACGGATATACGCGAACTTCTCAACGATGACAGCCGCGCATACCGCAAAAAGATACAGATGGTGTTCCAGGACCCGGCGTCGACGCTCAATCCGAAATTCACGATATTTCATCTGCTCAAGGAACCGCTCGCGATACATCATATCGTTCCGCCGCGGGAAGTACGTGAAAAAGCGAAAGACCTTCTGCGTCTCGTCGAAATAGAAGAGGACGCGCTCGACCGCTACCCGCATGAATTTTCCGGCGGTCAGCGTCAGCGCATCGGCATAGCACGTGCGCTATCGGTATCCCCCTCGGTCATCATTCTCGATGAGCCGGTCTCGGCGCTCGACCTCTCGATACAGACCCAGATATTGAACCTTCTCAATTCGCTCAAGAGAT is a window from the Spirochaetota bacterium genome containing:
- a CDS encoding oligopeptide/dipeptide ABC transporter ATP-binding protein, encoding MHALHSASVRAIIIPMELIRTEHLSKEFTSRSNPLIGGARKIQALHDVDLAIAPGTTLGLVGESGSGKSTLARVILGLIEPSAGGVLYRGTDIRELLNDDSRAYRKKIQMVFQDPASTLNPKFTIFHLLKEPLAIHHIVPPREVREKAKDLLRLVEIEEDALDRYPHEFSGGQRQRIGIARALSVSPSVIILDEPVSALDLSIQTQILNLLNSLKRSLDLTYLFISHDLNVIRHMSDAVAVLYLGRVMEYASAEELFSKPAHPYTELLLASSFSVEGVRPSVDITDDISKEMPGDTPENGCVFYPRCPKRTDACLSAVPRAELSGTHYAYCTSPAR